A genomic region of Sarcophilus harrisii chromosome 6, mSarHar1.11, whole genome shotgun sequence contains the following coding sequences:
- the LOC100927965 gene encoding olfactory receptor 4C11-like, whose translation MMKIQNNVTEFVLLGLTQDPQKRKVVFVVFSVFYLFTILGNLLIVVTIKSSPTLGSPMYYFLSYLSLADACFSTTTAPRLIIDSVSKNQTISFNDCMTQVFAAHFFGCMEIFLLVLMAYDRYVAICKPLHYSNIISRRVCVILVFLAWVGSCIHSTAQIFLALSLPFCGPNLIDHYFCDLQPLLRLACTDTFVVNILIISNSGVICMVSFVLLMISYIVILYSLRNQSSEGKRKALSTCTSHIIVVIIFFVPCIFIYTRPPTTFPVDKLVSVFYTIGTPLLNPLIYTLRNKDVKDAMKKLWKNIRGT comes from the coding sequence atgatgaaaatacagAACAACGTGACTGAATTTGTCCTCCTTGGGCTGACTCAGGACCCACAAAAGCGAAAAGTTGTATTTgttgttttctcagttttctacCTATTTACTATTTTGGGGAACCTTCTCATTGTTGTGACCATCAAGAGCAGCCCCACGCTTGGATCCCCTATGTATTACTTCCTGTCTTACTTGTCTCTTGCAGATGCCTGCTTCTCTACTACCACAGCCCCCAGGCTTATAATAGACAGTGTCTCTAAGAATCAGACCATCTCTTTCAATGATTGCATGACCCAGGTATTTGCAGCCCATTTTTTTGGCTGCATGGAGATTTTTCTCCTTGTCCTCATGGCATATGATCGCTATGTGGCCATCTGCAAACCTCTGCATTATTCAAATATCATAAGTCGTAGAGTCTGTGTCATATTGGTGTTCTTGGCTTGGGTGGGCTCATGTATTCACTCCACAGCCCAAATCTTTCTTGCTTTAAGTTTGCCCTTTTGTGGCCCCAATTTGATTGACCATTATTTCTGTGACTTGCAACCCTTACTGAGACTGGCCTGTACAGACACATTTGTAGTAAATATCCTTATCATCTCCAATAGTGGAGTTATATGTATGGTAAGCTTTGTGTTGCTAATGATATCCTATATTGTTATTCTATACTCTCTGAGAAATCAGAGCTCAGAAGGAAAGCGCAAAGCCTTGTCTACCTGTACCTCCCACATCATTGTagtcattattttctttgtaccGTGCATATTCATATACACTCGGCCTCCAACCACTTTCCCCGTGGACAAGTTAGTATCTGTATTTTACACAATTGGTACTCCCTTACTCAACCCTTTGATATATACTCTGAGAAACAAGGATGTAAAAGATGCCATGAAGAAGTTATGGAAGAACATTAGAGGAACTTAG